A region from the Variovorax paradoxus genome encodes:
- the mutM gene encoding bifunctional DNA-formamidopyrimidine glycosylase/DNA-(apurinic or apyrimidinic site) lyase has translation MPELPEVEVTRRGFAERIAGARIAAVRIGKPLRWALMVVPEALVGRRVLQVRRRGKYLLIDLDRGLLLLHLGMSGSLRFDAALPPPGVHDHFDLVTELGTLRLNDPRRFGAVVYVEDEAAPWAIKLLGGLGMEPLGDAFDLDAFHAGLRKRRAAVKQVLLAGDVVVGVGNIYASEALFQAGIRPTLSAARISRPRAARLHAAVREILARAVEKGGSTLRDFSNVDGQNGYFQLEATVYGRAGEPCRVCATPIRQLRQGQRSTYYCPNCQK, from the coding sequence ATGCCTGAGCTTCCTGAAGTCGAAGTGACGCGGCGCGGTTTTGCCGAACGCATTGCCGGTGCCCGCATAGCCGCGGTCCGCATCGGCAAACCCTTGCGCTGGGCATTGATGGTGGTGCCCGAGGCGCTGGTCGGACGCCGCGTGCTGCAAGTGCGGCGGCGCGGAAAGTACCTGCTGATCGACCTGGACCGCGGCCTCTTGCTGCTGCACCTGGGCATGTCAGGCAGCCTGCGCTTCGATGCGGCGCTTCCCCCGCCGGGCGTTCACGATCACTTCGATCTCGTGACCGAACTCGGCACGCTGCGGCTGAACGATCCGCGCCGCTTCGGCGCCGTGGTCTACGTGGAGGACGAGGCCGCGCCGTGGGCCATCAAGCTGCTCGGCGGCCTGGGCATGGAGCCGCTGGGTGACGCCTTCGACCTGGACGCGTTCCACGCCGGCCTTCGCAAGCGCCGGGCCGCGGTAAAGCAGGTGCTGCTCGCGGGCGACGTGGTGGTGGGTGTTGGAAACATCTATGCGTCGGAGGCGCTGTTCCAGGCGGGCATCCGGCCGACGCTTTCGGCCGCTCGCATCAGCCGGCCGAGGGCGGCCAGGCTTCATGCGGCCGTGCGCGAAATCCTGGCAAGGGCGGTCGAGAAGGGCGGCAGCACGCTGCGCGACTTTTCCAACGTGGACGGGCAGAACGGCTATTTCCAGCTCGAAGCAACGGTCTACGGCCGGGCCGGCGAGCCCTGTCGGGTCTGCGCAACGCCGATCCGGCAACTGCGCCAGGGGCAGCGTTCCACTTACTATTGCCCGAACTGTCAAAAATAG
- a CDS encoding dynamin family protein — MSRSFNQQLDQHGAWRSNFAHRLQWLSRWLTENELLDQAVAERLRGLELQIRTSKVMVAFVAEFSRGKSELINAIFFAAYGRRIMPASAGRTTMCPTELGYDAAVAPKLRLLPIETRLEPHSLTHWREKAAHWTDIAIDVDDADQLAQAMSKVAEVRWVSKDEAHALGFWNEETPDDNPVQDAEGRVEIPRWRHAILNMPHPLLEQGLVILDTPGLNAIGAEPELTVSLIPQAHAVVFILGAETGVTRSDLSIWREHLVTESEGSDTRFVVLNKIDTMWDSLSTPAQIELQIERQREVAAKFLEVPLVQVLPVSAQKGLQAKIQHDARLLGASRLPAFEALLAEGVLGKRETMLRLAVDAGMVALRTEAERILKVRQRDLSEQALELQGLRGKNVSVIRHMRSRIDQEQTEFEGSNTRILALRSVQGKLLREVYAVLGRTALKEDMVRLSAALKRPGVKFNVRKVYGETFDSLRNNLREVQATTAEIQSMLHATFRQLNAEQGFTLQAPAEPDLTSFEQELSQIERSHIHYLGVGNLLKLAQADFCDKLVRALASRLRLVNEAAMTEVERWSKGASAQIDAQLKERRRNFSKRIEAIERIQNAAGNLDERLLELAQQESSLAELHLRLHEFTSAIAQQGRPAAAAAVGELRAAA; from the coding sequence TTGAGCCGCTCTTTCAATCAACAACTCGATCAGCACGGTGCCTGGCGAAGCAATTTCGCGCACCGCCTCCAGTGGCTGTCCCGCTGGCTGACCGAGAACGAGCTGCTCGACCAGGCGGTGGCCGAGCGCCTGCGCGGGCTCGAGCTGCAGATTCGCACCAGCAAGGTCATGGTGGCCTTCGTGGCGGAGTTCTCGCGCGGCAAGTCGGAGCTCATCAACGCGATCTTCTTTGCAGCCTACGGGCGTCGCATCATGCCGGCCAGCGCCGGACGCACGACGATGTGCCCGACCGAGCTGGGCTACGACGCCGCGGTGGCGCCGAAGCTGCGGCTGCTGCCGATCGAAACCCGGCTGGAACCCCATTCGCTCACGCATTGGCGCGAGAAGGCCGCGCACTGGACCGACATTGCCATCGATGTGGACGATGCCGACCAGTTGGCCCAGGCCATGAGCAAGGTCGCCGAGGTGCGCTGGGTCAGCAAGGACGAGGCGCATGCGCTGGGCTTCTGGAACGAAGAGACGCCGGACGATAACCCGGTGCAGGACGCCGAAGGCCGGGTCGAGATTCCGCGCTGGCGCCATGCCATCCTGAACATGCCGCATCCGCTGCTGGAGCAGGGGCTGGTGATCCTCGATACCCCGGGCCTGAACGCCATCGGCGCCGAGCCCGAGCTCACGGTGAGCCTGATCCCGCAGGCGCATGCCGTGGTCTTCATCCTGGGCGCAGAAACCGGCGTGACGCGGTCCGACCTGTCCATCTGGCGCGAGCACCTGGTCACCGAAAGCGAAGGCAGCGACACGCGCTTCGTGGTGCTCAACAAGATCGACACCATGTGGGACTCGCTGAGCACGCCCGCGCAGATCGAGCTTCAGATCGAGCGCCAGCGCGAGGTCGCGGCCAAGTTCCTGGAGGTTCCGCTGGTGCAGGTGCTGCCGGTTTCGGCGCAGAAGGGCCTGCAGGCAAAGATCCAGCATGATGCGCGGCTGCTCGGCGCCAGCCGCCTGCCGGCTTTCGAGGCACTGCTCGCGGAAGGCGTGCTCGGCAAGCGCGAAACCATGCTGCGGCTCGCGGTGGATGCCGGCATGGTGGCATTGCGGACCGAGGCCGAGCGCATTCTGAAAGTGCGCCAGCGCGACCTGTCGGAGCAGGCGCTCGAGCTGCAGGGCTTGCGCGGCAAGAACGTGTCGGTCATTCGCCACATGCGATCGCGCATCGACCAGGAGCAGACCGAGTTCGAGGGCAGCAACACGCGCATCCTCGCGCTGCGTTCCGTGCAGGGCAAGCTGCTGCGCGAGGTGTACGCCGTGCTCGGCCGCACCGCGCTGAAGGAAGACATGGTGCGGCTTTCGGCTGCGCTCAAGCGCCCGGGCGTCAAGTTCAACGTGCGCAAGGTGTACGGCGAAACCTTCGACTCGCTGCGCAACAACCTGCGCGAAGTGCAGGCGACGACGGCCGAGATCCAGTCGATGCTGCACGCCACGTTCCGCCAGCTCAACGCGGAGCAGGGCTTCACCCTGCAGGCGCCCGCCGAGCCCGACCTGACGAGCTTCGAGCAGGAGCTCAGCCAGATCGAGCGCAGCCACATCCACTACCTGGGCGTCGGCAATCTGCTGAAGCTGGCGCAGGCGGACTTCTGCGACAAGCTGGTGCGCGCGCTCGCGAGCCGCCTGCGGCTGGTCAACGAAGCGGCCATGACCGAAGTCGAGCGCTGGAGCAAGGGCGCGAGCGCGCAGATCGACGCGCAGCTGAAGGAGCGCCGCCGCAATTTCAGCAAGCGCATCGAGGCGATCGAGCGCATCCAGAATGCGGCAGGCAACCTCGACGAACGACTGCTCGAACTTGCCCAGCAAGAGAGCAGCCTGGCCGAGTTGCACCTTCGGCTCCATGAATTCACCTCGGCCATTGCGCAACAGGGAAGGCCGGCAGCCGCTGCCGCCGTCGGCGAACTGCGTGCGGCGGCCTGA
- the mutY gene encoding A/G-specific adenine glycosylase, translated as MPAAAVQPQAPADFAGRIVAWQRSHGRSELPWQNTQDPYRVWLSEVMLQQTQVSTVLGYFARFLERFPTVRALADGTEDEVFGLWSGLGYYSRARNMHRCAQEVVARFGGEFPRTAAELETLPGIGRSTSAAIAAFCFGERVAILDGNVKRVLTRVLGFGGDMSSSAQERALWDRATQLLPPAEQKEAIASYTQGVMDLGATVCLPRKPSCMICPLDKTCVGLREGQPERYPVKTRKLKRSAQSLWALLARDTQGRVWLEKRPAKGIWAGLYCLPVFESREELLAALPSAALADTRDLPPFVHVLTHKDLHLHPVLLNGSQPQGDAARWVDAQEWGRLGLPAPMRKLLESGAA; from the coding sequence GTGCCGGCTGCAGCCGTGCAGCCGCAGGCGCCGGCCGATTTTGCCGGGCGCATCGTGGCCTGGCAGCGCAGCCACGGACGCAGCGAGCTGCCGTGGCAGAACACGCAGGATCCCTATCGCGTGTGGCTGTCGGAGGTCATGCTCCAGCAAACCCAGGTTTCGACCGTGCTCGGATACTTCGCGCGTTTTCTCGAGCGCTTTCCGACCGTACGGGCGCTGGCCGACGGCACCGAGGACGAGGTCTTCGGACTCTGGAGCGGCCTGGGCTACTACAGCCGCGCACGCAACATGCACCGCTGTGCCCAGGAAGTGGTGGCGCGCTTCGGCGGCGAGTTTCCGCGCACGGCGGCCGAGCTCGAGACCTTGCCTGGCATCGGCCGTTCCACCTCCGCGGCGATCGCGGCCTTCTGCTTCGGAGAGCGGGTCGCGATTCTCGACGGCAACGTCAAGCGCGTGCTGACGCGCGTGCTCGGCTTTGGTGGCGACATGTCTTCATCGGCACAGGAGCGCGCGCTGTGGGACCGGGCCACGCAGCTGCTGCCGCCGGCCGAGCAGAAAGAGGCCATCGCGAGCTACACGCAAGGGGTCATGGACCTGGGCGCCACAGTCTGCCTGCCGCGCAAGCCGAGCTGCATGATCTGTCCGCTGGACAAGACCTGCGTGGGCCTGCGCGAGGGCCAGCCGGAACGCTATCCCGTCAAGACCCGCAAGCTCAAGCGCAGCGCCCAGTCGCTCTGGGCGCTGCTCGCGCGCGACACGCAGGGCCGCGTCTGGCTGGAGAAGCGGCCGGCAAAAGGCATCTGGGCCGGGCTCTATTGCCTGCCCGTGTTCGAGAGCCGCGAAGAGCTGCTGGCCGCGCTGCCATCGGCGGCGCTGGCCGACACCCGGGATCTGCCGCCCTTCGTGCATGTGCTGACCCACAAGGACCTGCACCTTCACCCGGTGCTGCTGAACGGCAGCCAGCCGCAAGGCGATGCCGCGCGCTGGGTGGATGCGCAGGAGTGGGGCCGACTGGGGCTGCCGGCGCCGATGCGCAAGCTGCTGGAGAGCGGCGCGGCTTAG
- the rapZ gene encoding RNase adapter RapZ, producing MDLDLVLITGMSGSGKSVALHALEDAGYYCVDNLPPELLTAFIALQHEQQATRVAIAMDVRSGVSLPIVPQQLEALRQDGVSLRSLFLEATTDALLRRYSETRRRHPLSRQEGRNDVPEQERVLVQAIELERELLADLRDGADVIDTSLIRPAQLQSYIKALISAPQSSALTLVFESFAFKRGVPLDADYVFDVRMLPNPHYVPTLRPLTGRDAPVVEWLRGHDDVARMYDDIEQFLSRWLDALARDHRSYVTVAIGCTGGQHRSVFLVEQLARAFGTRWVALKRHRELDAG from the coding sequence ATGGACCTCGACCTGGTGCTCATCACCGGTATGTCGGGCTCGGGCAAGTCGGTGGCGCTGCATGCGCTGGAAGACGCCGGCTACTACTGCGTGGACAACCTGCCGCCCGAACTGCTGACGGCTTTCATCGCGCTGCAGCACGAGCAGCAGGCCACGCGCGTGGCCATTGCGATGGACGTGCGCAGCGGCGTGTCGCTGCCGATCGTTCCGCAGCAGCTCGAGGCCTTGCGGCAGGACGGCGTTTCGCTGCGCTCGCTGTTCCTCGAGGCGACCACCGACGCGCTGCTGCGGCGCTATTCGGAAACCCGCCGGCGCCATCCGCTGTCGCGCCAGGAGGGACGCAACGATGTGCCCGAACAGGAGCGCGTGCTGGTGCAGGCCATCGAGCTCGAGCGCGAGCTGCTGGCCGACCTGCGCGATGGCGCCGACGTGATCGACACCAGCCTCATACGGCCGGCCCAGCTGCAGAGCTACATCAAGGCGCTGATCTCCGCGCCGCAGAGCAGCGCATTGACGCTGGTCTTCGAATCCTTCGCCTTCAAGCGCGGCGTGCCGCTGGACGCCGACTACGTGTTCGACGTGCGCATGCTGCCCAATCCGCACTACGTGCCCACGCTGCGGCCGCTCACGGGCCGCGATGCGCCGGTGGTCGAATGGCTGCGCGGGCACGACGACGTCGCGCGCATGTACGACGACATCGAGCAGTTTCTCTCGCGCTGGCTCGATGCGCTGGCACGTGACCATCGCAGCTACGTGACGGTGGCCATCGGCTGCACGGGCGGCCAGCACCGCTCGGTGTTCCTGGTCGAGCAGCTCGCGCGCGCGTTCGGAACCCGCTGGGTCGCCCTCAAGCGCCACCGCGAACTCGACGCGGGCTGA
- the recN gene encoding DNA repair protein RecN yields the protein MALRRIALRDFVIVRSLELDLSAGFTVLTGETGAGKSILIDALQLALGNRADAGAVREGAERLDVSAEFDADPALAAWLDEGGFENGDALLLRRTVDLQGRSRGWINGSPATATQLRELGDRLLDIHGQHAWQSLTRPEAVRGLLDAYAGVRTDALDAAWQSWRQALSALDHARSAQDSLLRERERLQWQIAEVMKLAPAEGEWEELSTHHARVSNAQALIDAAQGASQALEDDDNGALAALSRAVTLLQNCEHIEPEFRALGEVLASSVAQASDAAHTLHGYLRNAEADPQRLAELDERMGLWMSLARRYKRTPDDLPALLAGWQAELQALDAQSDLAGLERAEQGAQQAYMKEAKALAKSRKQAAPRLAEAVTQAMQGLGMQGGRFEVELQPLAQPGRAGLEDIAFLVSGHPGSTPRPIGKVASGGELSRIALAIAVTTSQLGAAQTLIFDEVDAGVGGAVADTVGRLMKQLGRDRQVLAVTHLPQVAACADHHLVVAKRQTAAIGQEGPRTESGVSRLDDDTRAREIARMLGGEKLSQTSLAHAREMLGHKTSAAL from the coding sequence ATGGCGCTGCGACGCATTGCATTGCGCGACTTCGTGATCGTGCGATCACTCGAACTCGACCTGTCGGCAGGCTTCACGGTATTGACCGGCGAGACCGGCGCGGGCAAGTCGATATTGATCGATGCGCTTCAACTGGCACTCGGCAACCGAGCCGACGCGGGCGCGGTGCGCGAAGGCGCCGAACGGCTCGACGTCAGCGCCGAATTCGATGCCGACCCGGCACTCGCGGCCTGGCTCGACGAGGGCGGATTCGAAAACGGCGACGCCCTGCTGCTGCGCCGCACCGTCGACCTGCAGGGCCGCAGCCGCGGCTGGATCAACGGCAGTCCGGCCACTGCCACCCAGCTGCGCGAGCTCGGCGACCGTTTGCTCGACATCCATGGCCAGCATGCATGGCAAAGCCTGACGCGCCCCGAGGCCGTGCGGGGCCTGCTCGACGCCTATGCCGGCGTGCGCACCGATGCGCTGGACGCCGCCTGGCAGAGCTGGCGCCAGGCACTTTCCGCGCTCGACCACGCGCGCTCGGCGCAAGACTCGCTGCTGCGCGAGCGCGAGCGGCTGCAATGGCAGATCGCCGAAGTCATGAAGCTGGCACCGGCCGAAGGCGAGTGGGAAGAGCTGTCCACCCATCACGCCCGCGTCTCCAATGCGCAGGCGCTGATCGACGCGGCGCAGGGCGCAAGCCAGGCGCTCGAAGACGACGACAACGGCGCGCTCGCAGCCCTGTCGCGCGCCGTCACGCTGCTGCAGAACTGCGAGCACATCGAGCCCGAATTCCGCGCCCTCGGCGAAGTGCTGGCCTCCAGCGTCGCCCAGGCTTCCGATGCCGCCCACACGCTGCATGGCTACCTGCGCAACGCCGAGGCCGATCCGCAGCGCCTGGCCGAACTCGACGAGCGCATGGGGCTGTGGATGTCGCTCGCGCGCCGCTACAAGCGCACGCCGGACGACCTGCCGGCCCTTTTGGCCGGCTGGCAGGCCGAGCTGCAGGCGCTCGACGCGCAGAGCGATCTCGCAGGCCTGGAGCGCGCCGAGCAAGGCGCGCAACAGGCCTACATGAAGGAAGCCAAGGCGCTCGCCAAATCCCGCAAGCAGGCGGCACCGCGCCTGGCCGAGGCGGTCACCCAGGCGATGCAGGGGCTTGGCATGCAGGGCGGACGCTTCGAGGTCGAGCTGCAGCCGCTGGCGCAGCCGGGCCGCGCCGGGCTCGAAGACATTGCCTTTCTCGTGAGCGGCCATCCCGGAAGCACGCCGCGCCCCATCGGCAAGGTGGCTTCGGGCGGCGAGCTCTCGCGCATCGCGCTTGCTATTGCGGTCACGACGAGCCAGCTGGGTGCCGCGCAGACGCTGATCTTCGACGAGGTCGATGCCGGCGTCGGCGGGGCCGTGGCCGACACCGTGGGGCGCCTCATGAAGCAACTCGGGCGCGATCGCCAGGTGCTGGCGGTCACTCATCTGCCGCAGGTCGCCGCCTGCGCCGATCACCACCTGGTGGTGGCCAAGCGCCAGACGGCGGCCATTGGCCAGGAAGGCCCGCGCACCGAAAGCGGCGTCTCGCGGCTCGACGACGACACCCGCGCCCGCGAAATCGCCCGCATGCTCGGCGGCGAGAAGCTTTCGCAGACCTCGCTGGCGCATGCCCGCGAAATGCTGGGCCACAAGACTTCGGCGGCGCTGTGA
- a CDS encoding NAD kinase — MTSRFRHVALIGKYQASGARAQADARDGVMEDIGAFLESQGCEVFVEESASEEADADASVGGRYEPLSVEEIGQRCDLGLVVGGDGTMLGIGRQLACYGIPLIGINRGRLGFITDIPLDNYQATLIPMLAGEYEEDHRSLMHAQVMRDGASVFDALAMNDVVVNRGATSGMVELRVSVGRHFVANQRADGLIIASPTGSTAYALSAGGPLLHPAVPGWVLVPIAPHTLSNRPVLLPDADEIVIELVAGRDASANFDMQSLASLAIGDRVVVRRSDFRVRFLHPRGWSYFDTLRKKLHWNEGGS, encoded by the coding sequence ATGACCTCCCGCTTTCGTCACGTCGCGCTGATCGGCAAATACCAGGCTTCAGGCGCCCGGGCGCAGGCCGATGCCCGCGACGGCGTGATGGAAGACATCGGCGCCTTCCTGGAATCGCAAGGCTGCGAGGTGTTCGTCGAAGAATCGGCTTCCGAGGAAGCCGATGCGGACGCCAGCGTCGGCGGCCGCTACGAACCGCTGAGCGTCGAGGAAATCGGACAGCGCTGCGATCTCGGCCTGGTGGTGGGAGGCGACGGAACCATGCTGGGCATCGGACGGCAGCTCGCGTGCTACGGGATTCCACTGATCGGCATCAACCGCGGCCGGCTCGGCTTCATCACCGACATTCCGCTGGACAACTACCAGGCCACGCTGATCCCGATGCTGGCCGGCGAATACGAAGAAGACCACCGCAGCCTCATGCATGCGCAGGTCATGCGCGACGGCGCCTCGGTTTTCGATGCGCTGGCAATGAACGACGTGGTGGTCAACCGCGGCGCCACCTCGGGCATGGTCGAGCTGCGCGTTTCGGTCGGCCGGCACTTCGTGGCCAACCAGCGCGCCGACGGCCTGATCATCGCGTCGCCTACCGGTTCGACGGCCTATGCGCTCTCGGCCGGCGGGCCGCTGCTGCATCCTGCGGTGCCGGGCTGGGTGCTGGTGCCCATTGCGCCGCACACGCTGTCGAACCGCCCCGTGCTGCTGCCCGACGCCGACGAGATCGTGATCGAACTGGTGGCCGGGCGCGACGCCAGCGCCAATTTCGACATGCAGTCGTTGGCCTCGCTCGCGATCGGCGATCGCGTGGTGGTGCGCCGCTCCGACTTCCGCGTGCGCTTTCTGCATCCGCGCGGTTGGAGCTACTTCGACACGCTGCGCAAGAAACTTCACTGGAACGAAGGGGGCTCCTGA
- the hrcA gene encoding heat-inducible transcriptional repressor HrcA — translation MLDDRAKLLLKTLVERYIAEGQPVGSRTLSRAPGLDLSPATIRNVMSDLEGLGLIASPHTSAGRIPTARGYRLFVDTMLTAQREQMSTPSLAPDQPQKVIANAANLLSNLSQFVGVVMAPRRASVFKQIEFLRLSDRRLLVIIVSPDGDVQNRVIFPEADYTQSQLVEASNYINAHYAGLTIEQVRDRLQSEVEKLRGEIAALMQAAVKVSSEVLTEAQEDDVVISGERNLLSVTDFSSDMGQLRRAFELFEQKAQLMRLLDVSSKAEGVRIFIGGESQVVPFEELSIVSANYEVDGQVVGTLGVIGPTRMPYERMIQIVDITSRLVSNALSHRK, via the coding sequence ATGCTGGACGACCGTGCCAAGTTGCTCCTCAAGACGCTGGTAGAGCGCTATATCGCCGAAGGCCAGCCGGTCGGGTCGCGGACTTTGTCGCGCGCCCCGGGGTTGGACCTGTCTCCCGCGACCATCCGCAACGTCATGTCCGACCTCGAGGGACTGGGGCTGATCGCCAGCCCGCACACCTCGGCCGGACGCATTCCCACCGCGCGCGGCTACCGGCTGTTCGTCGACACCATGCTCACGGCGCAGCGCGAGCAGATGAGCACGCCGAGCCTCGCGCCCGACCAGCCGCAGAAGGTGATTGCCAACGCAGCCAACCTGCTGTCCAACCTGTCGCAGTTCGTCGGCGTGGTCATGGCGCCGCGGCGGGCCTCGGTCTTCAAGCAGATCGAGTTCCTGCGGCTCTCGGACCGGCGGCTGCTGGTGATCATCGTCTCGCCCGACGGCGACGTGCAGAACCGGGTGATCTTTCCGGAGGCCGATTACACGCAGTCCCAGCTGGTGGAAGCGTCGAACTACATCAATGCCCACTACGCGGGCCTGACCATCGAGCAGGTGCGCGACCGCCTGCAGTCCGAAGTCGAAAAACTGCGCGGCGAGATTGCCGCGCTGATGCAGGCGGCGGTCAAGGTCAGTTCCGAGGTGCTCACCGAGGCACAGGAAGACGACGTCGTGATTTCCGGCGAGCGCAACCTGCTTTCTGTCACCGATTTCTCGAGCGACATGGGCCAGCTGCGCCGGGCCTTCGAGCTTTTCGAGCAGAAGGCGCAGCTGATGCGGCTGCTCGACGTGTCGAGCAAGGCCGAGGGCGTGCGCATCTTCATCGGCGGCGAAAGCCAGGTGGTGCCGTTCGAGGAACTCTCCATCGTCAGCGCCAACTACGAAGTCGACGGGCAGGTGGTGGGCACGCTGGGCGTCATCGGGCCCACCCGCATGCCTTACGAGCGCATGATCCAGATCGTGGATATCACCTCGCGGCTGGTCAGCAATGCGCTGAGCCACCGCAAATAG
- the greB gene encoding transcription elongation factor GreB — protein sequence MSKAFTKETDTDSDDDGGESTAPALPSGSKNYITPAGYARLRDELLQLMDEERPKVVEAVHWAAKNGDRSENGDYLYGKKRLREIDRRIRFLTKRLEIAEVTDPSVHHGSDQVFFGATVRYVDETGDERSVTILGIDEADSAQSQVSWISPIARALLKSREGDVVKLVTPGGVHEVELLSVSYPAPGSRPAR from the coding sequence TTGAGCAAAGCATTCACCAAGGAAACCGATACCGACAGCGACGACGACGGCGGCGAAAGCACGGCCCCCGCGCTGCCGAGCGGCAGCAAGAACTACATCACGCCGGCCGGCTATGCGCGGCTGCGCGACGAATTGCTTCAACTGATGGATGAAGAGCGCCCGAAGGTCGTCGAAGCCGTGCATTGGGCCGCCAAGAATGGCGACCGCTCCGAAAATGGCGACTATCTCTACGGCAAGAAGCGGCTGCGGGAGATCGATCGGCGCATCCGTTTTCTCACCAAGCGGCTCGAAATTGCCGAAGTGACCGATCCCTCGGTCCATCACGGCAGCGACCAGGTTTTCTTTGGCGCGACGGTGCGCTATGTCGACGAGACCGGCGACGAGCGCAGCGTGACGATCCTGGGCATCGACGAGGCGGACAGTGCCCAATCGCAGGTCAGCTGGATTTCTCCGATTGCCCGCGCGCTGCTCAAGTCACGCGAAGGCGACGTGGTGAAACTCGTGACGCCGGGCGGGGTGCATGAGGTCGAGCTGTTGTCCGTGAGCTATCCGGCGCCGGGTTCGAGGCCGGCCCGGTAG